The following proteins are encoded in a genomic region of Rhinoraja longicauda isolate Sanriku21f chromosome 14, sRhiLon1.1, whole genome shotgun sequence:
- the LOC144600139 gene encoding grpE protein homolog 2, mitochondrial-like, producing the protein MMSVYLRAGSNAASKGLWKSGRSFLTLCATPTQHKTEETQGSLNTAKTHKCSAENTVQHKMNSSTCASQRMLRLKLNELDREYRTLQENYKRVLAHAEDTNRRVRKCVEDARIYGIHSFCKDILAVVDLLEKTTRDVTEMEQANTNPTMKNLQDGLCLINEKLCNIFAKYGLEKMSSIGVKYNSAEHEIVLRVPSVEALPGTVVKIEQEGYKLHGRILRTAQVGLAIEAQPHLKGRSRS; encoded by the exons GAGTTTTTTGACCCTCTGTGCTACTCCTACTCAACACAAAACTGAAGAAACTCAAGGTTCATTGAATACCGCAAAGACTCATAAGTGCTCCGCTGAAAACACAGTGCAGCATAAGATGAATTCTAGTACCTGTGCCAGTCAAAGAATGCTGCGACTCAAATTGAATGAGTTGGACAGAGAATATCGGACCCTGCAG GAGAATTATAAAAGGGTTTTAGCCCATGCTGAAGACACCAATAGGCGAGTTCGAAAATGTGTAGAAGATGCCAGAATATATG GTATCCATAGTTTTTGTAAAGATATCCTGGCAGTGGTTGATTTGCTGGAGAAGACAACACGGGATGTAACTGAGATGGAACAGGCTAATACTAATCCAACAATGAAGAACCTCCAAGACGGATTGTGCTTGATAAATGAGAAATTGTGCAATATATTTGCCAAGTATGGGTTGGAGAAAATGAGCTCCATTGGTGTCAAGTACAATTCAGCGGAACATGAAATTGTTTTGCGTGTTCCATCTGTGGAAGCTTTACCTGGTACTGTAGTAAAAATAGAGCAAGAAGGCTATAAGCTTCACGGGAGAATCCTAAGAACTGCCCAGGTTGGGCTGGCTATTGAAGCTCAGCCACACTTAAAAGGCAGAAGTCGGTCTTGA